In one Ralstonia pickettii genomic region, the following are encoded:
- a CDS encoding amino acid ABC transporter ATP-binding protein: protein MSLPELLPLDTPTPVAPPLVSLRDVHLSFGITPVLSGIDLDVQRGQAVSIIGPSGSGKSTLLRCISGLLRPQRGSITVDGIRVDQLATEEDTIALRKRIGFVFQQYNLFPHLSVLDNLIAAPVRVLGKARPDAEATAHALLKKVGLEDKARAHPGQLSGGQQQRVAIARALAMEPELILFDEVTSALDPETVGEVLNVIGELVDDGLTCVLVTHEMAFARAISDEVVFTEHGVVVERGPAEQVFSSPTSERTRAFLSRALSGHAGARPTVHAPWHAAFASTTFAI from the coding sequence ATGTCGCTGCCTGAACTTCTTCCTCTCGATACACCCACGCCGGTTGCCCCGCCGCTCGTCTCGCTACGCGACGTGCACCTGAGTTTCGGCATCACGCCGGTATTGTCGGGCATCGACCTCGACGTCCAGCGCGGGCAAGCCGTGTCCATCATCGGGCCGTCGGGCTCGGGCAAGTCAACGCTCCTGCGTTGCATCAGCGGCTTGCTCCGGCCGCAGCGCGGCAGCATCACCGTGGATGGCATCCGCGTCGACCAACTCGCCACCGAAGAAGACACCATTGCCCTGCGCAAGCGAATCGGTTTTGTGTTCCAGCAGTACAACCTGTTTCCGCACCTGAGCGTGCTCGACAACCTGATCGCCGCACCCGTGCGCGTGCTCGGCAAGGCGCGCCCAGACGCTGAAGCCACCGCGCATGCGCTGCTCAAGAAAGTCGGACTGGAGGACAAGGCCCGCGCGCACCCCGGACAGCTCTCCGGCGGCCAGCAGCAGCGCGTTGCGATTGCCCGCGCGCTGGCCATGGAGCCGGAACTGATCCTGTTCGATGAAGTGACATCCGCTCTCGATCCGGAAACCGTTGGCGAAGTCCTCAACGTCATCGGCGAATTGGTCGACGACGGCCTGACCTGCGTCCTGGTCACGCACGAAATGGCCTTCGCGCGTGCCATCAGCGACGAGGTTGTGTTCACCGAGCACGGCGTCGTGGTGGAGCGCGGCCCGGCAGAACAGGTTTTTTCCTCCCCGACGAGCGAGCGCACACGTGCATTCCTGTCGCGCGCGCTATCGGGTCATGCGGGTGCGCGGCCGACTGTCCACGCACCATGGCACGCCGCCTTCGCCAGCACGACGTT